A section of the Pseudomonas flavescens genome encodes:
- a CDS encoding sarcosine oxidase subunit alpha, with protein MSQVNRLSQGGRIDRSQPLTFSFNGQTYQGYAGDTLAAALLANGVDVIGRSFKYSRPRGIVAAGAEEPNAVLQIGSAEAAQIPNVRATQQALYANLTATSTNGWPSVNTDLMGILGKVGGGMMPPGFYYKTFMYPQNLWLTYEKYIRKAAGLGRAPKENDPDIYDYLNQHCDVLVVGAGPAGLAAALAAGRSGARVILADEQEELGGSLLSTREMLDDKPAAEWAAKAIAELQAMPEVTLLARATVNGYHDHNFLTIHQRLTDHLGEVAPIGQPRQRLHRVRAGRVVLATGAHERPLVYANNDVPGNMLADAVSTYVRRYGVAPGQKLVLSTNNDYAYRVVLDWLDAGRQVVAVADARSNPRGSWVEEARRRGVRVLTGSAVVEARGSKRVTGARICAIDAARHKVTSPGETLDCDLIVSSGGYSPVVHLASHLGGRPVWREDILAFVPGDGFQKRHCAGAVNGVFGMGDSLADGFEAGAKAAAEVGFQPVSGTLPKAEKRIEEASIALFQVPHDKNTARAPKQFVDQQNDVTAAGIELATREGFESVEHVKRYTALGFGTDQGKLGNINGLAIAARSLGISVSEMGTTMFRPNYTPVTFGAIAGRHCGDLFEPKRYTAMQKWHLENGAEFEDVGQWKRPWYFPKKGEDLHAAVARECLAVRNAVGILDASTLGKIDIQGPDAREFLNRVYTNAWTKLDVGKARYGLMCKEDGMVFDDGVTACLADNHFVMTTTTGGAARVMEWLEIYHQTEWPELKVYFTSVTDHWATMTLSGPSSRKLLAEVTDIDLDKDAFPFMTWKEGNVGGVPARVFRISFTGELSYEVNVQANYALGVWEKIIAAGQKHGLTPYGTETMHVLRAEKGFIIVGQDTDGSVTPDDLNMGWCVGRTKPFSWIGWRGMNREDTLKEDRKQLVGLKPVDPNKVLPEGAQLVFDPKQQIPMTMVGHVTSSYMSAAMGHSFAMALVRGGLKRIGERVFAPLVDGSVIEAEIVSSVFYDPKGDRQNV; from the coding sequence ATGAGCCAGGTCAATCGTCTTTCCCAGGGTGGCCGCATCGATCGCAGCCAGCCGCTGACCTTCAGCTTCAACGGCCAGACCTATCAGGGTTATGCCGGCGACACCCTGGCCGCCGCGTTGCTGGCCAACGGCGTCGACGTGATCGGCCGCAGCTTCAAGTACTCGCGCCCGCGCGGCATCGTTGCCGCCGGCGCCGAAGAGCCCAATGCCGTGCTGCAGATCGGTTCCGCCGAAGCGGCGCAGATCCCCAACGTGCGGGCAACTCAGCAGGCGCTGTACGCGAACCTGACGGCCACCAGCACCAATGGCTGGCCGAGCGTCAACACCGACCTGATGGGGATTCTCGGCAAGGTCGGCGGCGGCATGATGCCGCCCGGTTTCTACTACAAGACCTTCATGTACCCGCAGAACCTCTGGCTGACGTACGAGAAGTACATCCGCAAGGCTGCAGGCCTCGGCCGCGCGCCAAAAGAGAACGACCCGGATATCTACGACTACCTGAACCAGCACTGCGACGTGCTGGTGGTCGGTGCCGGCCCTGCCGGGCTGGCTGCAGCCCTGGCCGCCGGCCGCAGTGGCGCCCGGGTCATTCTCGCCGATGAACAGGAAGAGCTCGGTGGCAGCCTGCTCTCTACCCGCGAGATGCTCGACGACAAGCCGGCTGCCGAGTGGGCCGCCAAGGCCATCGCCGAGCTGCAGGCCATGCCGGAAGTGACCCTGTTGGCGCGTGCCACGGTCAACGGTTACCACGACCACAACTTCCTCACCATTCACCAGCGCCTCACCGACCACCTCGGCGAAGTCGCGCCAATCGGCCAACCGCGCCAGCGCCTGCACCGTGTGCGTGCTGGCCGCGTGGTGCTGGCCACCGGCGCCCACGAGCGCCCGCTGGTGTATGCCAACAACGACGTGCCCGGCAACATGCTGGCCGATGCCGTGTCGACCTACGTGCGCCGTTATGGCGTGGCGCCCGGGCAGAAGCTGGTGCTGTCGACCAACAACGATTACGCCTACCGCGTGGTGCTGGACTGGCTCGACGCCGGTCGCCAGGTGGTGGCCGTGGCGGACGCGCGCAGCAACCCGCGCGGCAGCTGGGTCGAGGAAGCGCGCCGACGTGGCGTGCGCGTGCTCACCGGCAGCGCTGTGGTCGAGGCGCGTGGCAGCAAGCGTGTCACCGGTGCGCGCATCTGCGCCATCGACGCTGCCAGGCACAAGGTCACCAGCCCGGGCGAGACCCTCGACTGCGACCTGATCGTCAGCTCCGGCGGCTACAGCCCGGTGGTGCACCTGGCGTCGCACCTTGGCGGTCGTCCGGTCTGGCGTGAAGACATCCTCGCTTTCGTGCCGGGTGACGGTTTCCAGAAACGTCATTGCGCCGGTGCCGTGAACGGTGTGTTCGGCATGGGCGACAGCCTCGCCGATGGTTTCGAAGCCGGTGCCAAGGCGGCCGCCGAGGTGGGCTTCCAGCCGGTGAGCGGCACGCTGCCGAAGGCCGAGAAGCGCATCGAGGAAGCGTCGATTGCGCTGTTCCAGGTGCCGCACGACAAGAACACCGCGCGTGCACCGAAGCAGTTCGTCGATCAGCAGAACGACGTCACCGCCGCCGGTATCGAGCTGGCCACGCGGGAGGGCTTCGAGTCGGTCGAGCACGTCAAACGCTACACCGCGCTGGGCTTCGGTACCGACCAGGGCAAGCTGGGCAACATCAACGGCCTGGCCATCGCCGCCCGTTCGCTGGGCATCAGCGTCAGTGAGATGGGCACCACCATGTTCCGCCCGAACTACACCCCGGTGACCTTCGGCGCCATCGCCGGCCGTCATTGTGGCGATCTGTTCGAGCCCAAGCGCTACACCGCCATGCAGAAATGGCACCTGGAAAACGGCGCCGAGTTCGAGGACGTCGGCCAGTGGAAGCGCCCCTGGTACTTCCCGAAAAAAGGTGAAGACCTGCACGCCGCCGTGGCCCGCGAGTGCCTGGCCGTGCGTAACGCGGTGGGCATTCTCGACGCCTCGACCCTGGGCAAGATCGACATTCAGGGCCCGGATGCGCGCGAGTTCCTCAACCGCGTGTACACCAACGCCTGGACCAAGCTGGACGTGGGCAAGGCCCGCTACGGCCTGATGTGCAAGGAAGACGGCATGGTCTTCGACGACGGCGTGACGGCCTGCCTGGCCGACAACCATTTCGTCATGACCACCACCACTGGCGGCGCTGCCCGCGTGATGGAATGGCTGGAGATCTATCATCAGACCGAATGGCCGGAGCTGAAGGTGTACTTCACCTCGGTCACTGACCACTGGGCGACCATGACCCTGTCCGGCCCCAGCAGCCGCAAGCTGCTGGCCGAAGTCACCGATATCGACCTGGACAAGGACGCCTTCCCGTTCATGACCTGGAAGGAAGGCAACGTCGGCGGCGTGCCGGCGCGCGTATTCCGGATCTCCTTCACCGGTGAGCTGAGCTACGAAGTCAACGTCCAGGCCAACTATGCCCTGGGGGTGTGGGAGAAGATCATCGCCGCCGGCCAGAAGCACGGCCTGACTCCATACGGCACCGAGACCATGCACGTGCTGCGTGCCGAGAAGGGCTTCATCATCGTCGGCCAGGATACCGATGGCTCGGTCACCCCGGACGACCTGAACATGGGCTGGTGCGTCGGGCGTACCAAGCCGTTCTCCTGGATCGGCTGGCGCGGCATGAATCGCGAAGACACCCTCAAGGAAGACCGCAAGCAACTGGTCGGCCTCAAGCCGGTGGATCCGAACAAGGTGCTGCCAGAAGGCGCGCAACTGGTGTTCGACCCCAAGCAGCAGATTCCGATGACCATGGTTGGCCACGTCACCTCCAGCTACATGAGCGCCGCGATGGGCCATTCCTTCGCCATGGCCCTGGTCAGGGGCGGCCTCAAGCGCATCGGCGAGCGGGTCTTCGCGCCGCTGGTCGATGGCAGCGTGATCGAGGCCGAAATCGTCAGCTCCGTGTTCTATGACCCGAAAGGGGATCGCCAGAATGTCTAA
- a CDS encoding sarcosine oxidase subunit delta, producing the protein MLHIFCPHCGELRSEEEFHAGGQAHIPRPLDPNACTDAQWGEYLFFRDNPRGIHHELWIHAAGCRQYFNVTRHTVSYEILETYKIGERPSVTEASLAEKKAVDQGVTA; encoded by the coding sequence ATGCTGCACATCTTCTGCCCTCACTGTGGCGAACTGCGTTCCGAAGAAGAATTCCACGCTGGCGGCCAGGCGCACATTCCCCGCCCGCTGGATCCGAATGCCTGCACCGATGCGCAGTGGGGCGAGTACCTGTTCTTCCGCGACAACCCGCGTGGCATCCACCACGAGCTGTGGATTCACGCAGCAGGCTGCCGTCAGTACTTCAACGTCACCCGCCACACGGTGAGCTACGAGATTCTCGAAACCTACAAGATTGGCGAGCGCCCCAGCGTCACTGAGGCTTCGCTCGCCGAGAAGAAGGCCGTCGACCAAGGAGTAACGGCATGA
- a CDS encoding sarcosine oxidase subunit beta family protein yields MQRYSGFGLFKHSFSHHENWQRMWRNPTPKPVYDVIIVGGGGHGLATAYYLAKEFGVKNVAVVEKGWLGGGNTARNTTIVRSNYLWDESAHLYEHAMKLWEGLSQDLNYNVMFSQRGVFNLGHTLQDMRDIERRVSANRLNGIDGEVVDAKQVAEMIPYLDCSKNTRYPVLGASLQRRGGVARHDAVAWGFARAADALGVDLIQQTEVIGFRKQDGAVIGVETSKGFIGAKRVGVVAAGNSGHLAKLAGFRLPLESHPLQALVSEPIKPIIDTVIMSNAVHGYISQSDKGDLVIGAGIDGYNGYGQRGSYPTIEHTLQAIVEMFPVLSRVRMNRQWGGIVDTTPDACPIIAKTPVKNLFFNCGWGTGGFKATPGSGNVFAASLAKGEMHPLAKAFSIERFHNGALIDEHGAAGVAH; encoded by the coding sequence ATGCAGCGCTATTCCGGCTTCGGCCTGTTCAAGCATTCCTTCAGTCACCACGAAAACTGGCAACGCATGTGGCGCAATCCGACTCCCAAACCGGTGTATGACGTGATCATCGTCGGCGGTGGCGGGCATGGCCTGGCCACAGCCTACTACCTGGCCAAGGAGTTCGGCGTGAAGAACGTCGCCGTGGTCGAGAAGGGCTGGCTGGGCGGTGGCAACACCGCACGTAACACCACCATCGTGCGTTCCAACTATTTGTGGGACGAGTCCGCGCACCTCTACGAGCACGCGATGAAGTTGTGGGAAGGTCTATCGCAAGACCTGAACTACAACGTCATGTTTTCCCAGCGCGGTGTGTTCAATCTCGGCCACACCTTGCAGGACATGCGTGACATCGAGCGCCGCGTCAGCGCCAACCGCCTCAATGGGATCGATGGCGAGGTGGTCGATGCCAAGCAGGTGGCGGAGATGATTCCCTACCTCGATTGCTCGAAGAACACCCGTTACCCGGTCCTCGGTGCCTCGTTGCAGCGCCGCGGTGGCGTCGCCCGTCACGACGCCGTGGCCTGGGGTTTCGCCCGCGCCGCCGACGCCCTGGGCGTCGACCTGATCCAGCAGACCGAAGTCATTGGCTTTCGCAAGCAGGACGGCGCGGTGATCGGCGTGGAAACCAGCAAGGGCTTCATCGGCGCCAAGCGCGTCGGCGTGGTCGCCGCCGGTAACTCCGGTCACCTGGCCAAGCTCGCCGGCTTCCGCCTGCCGCTGGAATCGCACCCGCTGCAGGCGCTGGTCTCCGAGCCGATCAAACCCATCATCGACACGGTGATCATGTCCAACGCCGTGCACGGTTACATCAGCCAGTCGGACAAGGGCGACTTGGTCATCGGCGCCGGGATTGACGGCTACAACGGCTACGGCCAGCGCGGTTCCTATCCGACCATCGAACACACCCTGCAGGCCATCGTCGAGATGTTCCCGGTGCTCTCGCGGGTGCGCATGAACCGTCAGTGGGGCGGCATCGTCGACACCACGCCGGACGCCTGCCCGATCATCGCCAAGACCCCGGTGAAGAACCTGTTCTTCAACTGCGGCTGGGGCACCGGTGGCTTCAAGGCCACGCCAGGCTCGGGCAACGTGTTCGCGGCCAGCCTGGCCAAGGGCGAGATGCATCCGCTGGCCAAGGCCTTCTCCATCGAGCGCTTCCACAACGGTGCGCTGATCGACGAGCACGGCGCAGCCGGTGTGGCGCACTGA
- the glyA gene encoding serine hydroxymethyltransferase → MFSKQDQIQGYDDALLSAMNAEERRQEHHIELIASENYTSKRVMEAQGSGLTNKYAEGYPGKRYYGGCEHVDKVEALAIERAKQLFGADYANVQPHSGSSANSAVYLALLQPGDTILGMSLAHGGHLTHGAKVSSSGKLYNAVQYGIDTDTGLIDYDEVERLAIEHKPKMVVAGFSAYSKTLDFPRFRAIADKVGAYLFVDMAHVAGLVAAGLYPNPIPLADVVTTTTHKTLRGPRGGLILAKANEEIEKKLNAAVFPGAQGGPLMHVIAGKAVCFKEALEPGFKDYQAQVIKNAQAMAEVFIERGFDVVSGGTDNHLFLLSLIKQGITGKDADAALGRAGITVNKNAVPNDPQSPFVTSGLRIGTPAVTTRGFKEAQCRELAGWIADILEHLGDADVEAQVAGLAAGLCADYPVYR, encoded by the coding sequence ATGTTCAGCAAGCAAGATCAGATCCAGGGCTACGATGACGCACTGCTCAGCGCGATGAATGCCGAGGAGCGTCGTCAGGAACATCACATCGAACTGATCGCCTCGGAAAACTACACCAGCAAGCGGGTGATGGAGGCGCAGGGCAGCGGGCTGACCAACAAGTACGCCGAAGGCTATCCGGGCAAGCGCTACTACGGCGGTTGCGAGCACGTGGACAAGGTCGAGGCGCTGGCCATCGAGCGCGCCAAGCAGCTGTTCGGCGCCGATTACGCCAACGTGCAGCCGCACTCCGGTTCTTCCGCCAACTCTGCTGTGTACCTGGCGCTGTTGCAGCCCGGCGACACCATTCTCGGCATGAGCCTGGCCCATGGCGGCCACCTGACCCACGGGGCCAAGGTCAGCTCGTCCGGCAAGCTGTACAACGCCGTGCAGTACGGTATCGATACCGACACCGGGCTGATCGACTACGACGAAGTCGAGCGCCTGGCCATCGAGCACAAGCCGAAGATGGTGGTTGCCGGCTTCTCCGCTTACTCCAAGACCCTGGATTTCCCGCGTTTTCGTGCCATCGCCGACAAGGTCGGCGCCTACCTGTTCGTCGACATGGCCCACGTTGCCGGTCTCGTTGCGGCTGGTCTGTATCCGAACCCGATTCCCCTTGCGGACGTGGTCACCACCACCACCCACAAGACCCTGCGCGGGCCCCGTGGCGGCCTGATCCTCGCCAAGGCCAACGAAGAGATCGAGAAGAAACTCAACGCTGCGGTATTCCCCGGTGCCCAGGGCGGCCCGTTGATGCATGTGATCGCCGGCAAGGCGGTGTGCTTCAAGGAGGCGCTGGAGCCTGGCTTCAAGGATTACCAGGCGCAGGTCATCAAGAACGCCCAGGCCATGGCCGAGGTGTTCATCGAGCGCGGTTTCGATGTGGTGTCCGGTGGTACCGACAACCACCTGTTCCTGCTCTCGCTGATCAAGCAGGGCATCACCGGCAAGGATGCCGACGCAGCCCTCGGGCGCGCTGGCATCACGGTGAACAAGAACGCCGTGCCCAACGATCCGCAGTCACCGTTCGTGACCTCCGGCCTGCGTATCGGTACGCCAGCGGTCACCACCCGTGGTTTCAAGGAAGCCCAGTGCCGTGAACTGGCAGGCTGGATCGCCGACATCCTCGAGCATCTCGGCGATGCCGATGTCGAGGCTCAGGTAGCCGGCCTGGCTGCCGGGCTGTGTGCCGACTACCCGGTGTATCGCTAA
- a CDS encoding TraX family protein, with translation MPFGRDAALDLIKWLALLTMLIDHLRHVWPSLYFLYVPGRLAFPLFCLAIAANVARPRVGDSGAVSLSYLGWLLLFSLLSEWPYRLLVPSAESLNVLPTLVLGLLIANAVQRPQPQACWLGGAALLIAVFGHEWLMFGAFGAVLPAAFLLALRKPYGAWLLPMVCCLAANYWAPFYRDAARGDPFAWSVLAICLFAPLVGLLLLRIRPPFPVPPVRRWAYLFYPGHFLALVALRFI, from the coding sequence ATGCCTTTCGGCCGTGACGCGGCCCTCGATCTGATCAAATGGCTGGCGCTGCTGACCATGCTGATCGATCACCTTCGCCATGTCTGGCCCTCCCTGTATTTCCTCTACGTACCTGGTCGTCTGGCCTTTCCATTGTTCTGTCTGGCCATTGCTGCCAACGTTGCGCGACCGAGAGTGGGTGATTCCGGCGCCGTATCGCTGAGTTATCTCGGCTGGTTGCTGCTGTTCTCGCTGCTATCGGAGTGGCCCTACCGGCTGCTGGTGCCCTCGGCGGAATCGCTCAACGTGCTGCCGACCCTGGTGCTCGGCCTGCTGATCGCCAATGCGGTGCAGCGCCCGCAGCCCCAGGCCTGCTGGCTGGGTGGGGCGGCGCTGTTGATCGCCGTGTTCGGCCATGAGTGGCTGATGTTCGGCGCTTTCGGCGCGGTATTGCCGGCGGCGTTCCTGCTGGCGCTGCGCAAGCCTTATGGCGCCTGGCTGCTGCCGATGGTCTGCTGCCTGGCGGCCAACTACTGGGCGCCTTTCTATCGCGACGCCGCCCGGGGCGACCCGTTCGCCTGGAGCGTGCTCGCCATCTGCCTGTTCGCCCCGCTGGTCGGTCTGCTGCTGTTGCGCATCCGTCCGCCATTCCCGGTACCACCGGTACGACGCTGGGCCTATCTGTTCTATCCCGGGCACTTTCTCGCGCTGGTCGCACTGCGCTTCATCTGA
- a CDS encoding threonine aldolase family protein, with protein MPDNSQQFASDNYSGICPEAWEAMAEANQGHQRAYGDDEWTARAADHFRSLFETDCDVFFAFNGTAANSLALSALCQSYHSVICSETAHVETDECGAPEFFSNGSKLLTAHTEQGKLTPASIREIALKRKDIHYPKPRVVTLTQATEVGTVYSPEEIRAISQTCEELGLHLHMDGARFSNACAFLGCSPADLTWKAGVDVLCFGGTKNGMAVGEAILFFNRELAEDFDYRCKQAGQLASKMRYLSAPWVGILQNDAWLRYAKHANHCAQLLASLVEDVPGVSLMFPVQANGVFLQMSEPALAALTARGWRFYTFIGAGGARFMCSWDTEQARVRQLAADIREVMAG; from the coding sequence ATGCCCGACAACTCCCAGCAATTCGCCAGCGACAACTACTCGGGCATCTGCCCCGAGGCCTGGGAAGCCATGGCAGAAGCCAATCAGGGCCACCAGCGCGCCTATGGCGACGACGAATGGACGGCCCGCGCCGCCGACCACTTCCGCAGCCTGTTCGAAACCGACTGCGACGTGTTCTTCGCCTTCAACGGCACCGCCGCCAACTCCCTGGCGCTCTCCGCGCTGTGCCAGAGCTACCACAGCGTGATCTGCTCGGAGACCGCCCACGTCGAGACCGACGAGTGCGGCGCGCCGGAATTCTTCTCCAACGGCTCCAAGCTGCTTACCGCCCATACCGAGCAGGGCAAACTGACGCCCGCGTCGATCCGCGAGATCGCGCTAAAGCGCAAGGACATCCACTACCCCAAACCCCGCGTGGTGACCCTCACCCAGGCCACCGAAGTCGGCACCGTTTACAGCCCCGAAGAAATCCGCGCGATCAGCCAGACCTGCGAGGAACTCGGCCTGCACCTGCACATGGACGGCGCGCGCTTCTCCAATGCTTGCGCCTTCCTCGGCTGCAGCCCGGCGGACCTGACCTGGAAAGCCGGTGTCGACGTGCTCTGCTTCGGCGGCACCAAGAACGGCATGGCAGTCGGCGAAGCGATCCTGTTCTTCAACCGCGAGCTGGCCGAAGACTTCGACTACCGCTGCAAACAGGCCGGGCAACTCGCCTCGAAGATGCGCTACCTGTCAGCACCCTGGGTCGGCATCCTGCAGAACGATGCCTGGCTGCGTTATGCCAAGCACGCCAACCACTGTGCACAACTGCTCGCCAGTCTGGTGGAAGACGTGCCCGGCGTGAGCCTGATGTTCCCGGTGCAGGCCAACGGCGTGTTCCTGCAGATGTCCGAACCGGCCCTCGCCGCCCTGACCGCCCGCGGCTGGCGCTTCTACACCTTCATCGGTGCCGGTGGCGCACGCTTCATGTGTTCCTGGGACACCGAACAAGCCCGCGTCCGTCAACTGGCCGCGGATATCCGCGAAGTGATGGCCGGCTGA